Below is a genomic region from Dehalococcoidales bacterium.
AACTACCGCTGGGCATTCATCAATGACAGCACAATCAATTGGCGAGTAAGCCAGGGAGCTGACCGTAGCGAACTGCTCAGTATGCGCGAGTTTGCCAGGGATTCCCTTTCTTATCTCCTGAAGTGGTGCAACGAAACCGCAAAACACGAGCAACTGGAAATCATTTTCCGGCCGAAACCAGTGACCATGCTTACCGAGATGGAGGACTTTTTTAAGGAACGGGTGTCGTCGACTCGGGCAGCGGGACTTCACTTCATTAAAGGAGAGTCGGTGAGAGAATGGATACTCGCCGGTGACGCCACTATCTCTTCCTTCAGCACCACATTGATTGAGGCCGCCGTTGCCGGAAAGCCGGCGTACATGGTGGAGCCGTTACCGATCTCAGAGGCATTCTCCGCCGATTGGTATGAATATGTTCCGCGCTTGAGGAACGCCGCCGAATTCAACAACGCCTGTCTGGGGAAATCCGTGCCGGGGACAAATAACCTCAAGACATGGGCAGAGCGTGAGATGCTGTCCAATGGAGACCCTATCTCCAATCTTGTTGATTTCATCTATACTCTGGCACAACAGCAGCCGTCACCGGTAGGCCTACCAACAAGATTTGCCGATGTATTACGCGGACTAAGGCCCTTATATCTGAAAAACTACTTCAATACAAGGACACACGAGAATGACACGTTTGATGACCGGTATGTAAATGAGAAAGTAAAAGAATGGAGTAAGATACTGTCGAGTGAGACACCCTAGTTCCTTGCTAATGATATCAGCTATGTATTTTAGTGATGATGCAGCAGGCTATAAGTGAGTACTTTACTATCAGTAATCATATGCACTTACAACAGGGCAGCGCTGCTGGCGAAATGCCTTGATAGCCTTATTGAGCAGAAACTCGATTCATATAGCTTCGAGGTCGTTGTCGTTGACAATAATTCTAGCGACAATACCGGAGAATTGATAACCCGATACAAAACGATGCTTCCCAACATCAGATATGTATTCGAAGGAAATCAAGGGCTATCCTACGCTCGCAATCGGGGTTGCGCCGAAGCCGTAGCCAAATACCTTGTCTATCTTGACGACGATGCCATCGCCCCTCCGCACTATTTGATGAGCGTCACCCGCATAATCGAAGACCACTCCCCGGATATCATGGGCGGGCCGGTGTATCCGTACTATACCTCCAAAAAACCCCGCTGGTTCAAGGATGAATATGAAATAAGGGAATATGAGACTCAGTCAGGATTTTCCAGGACATGCAGTATAAGCGGGGGAAATTACATTATCAAGAAAAGGATACTTGAATCCCTGGGCTTGTTTGATGTGAATTTGGGCATGCGAGGTAACAGTATAGGCATTGGAGAAGAGAGAAAAGTGCTGGAGACGTATCGAGCCACGACTCCCGAAGACGCACAAAAAGTGTATTACGCGCTGGAATGCTACGTCAAACATCATGTCCCTGCATATAAGATGAAAATAAGCTACATCATGAAGCGCTGTTATGCTTCCGGAAGATCATCACAGAAAATAAGCGCGGTATACGCCGTTAAAAGTGACAGCGCAGGGGAGACAAAGGTGTTGCTGTTTTTCATTAATTTGTGTGGTAAAGGCATTTCCAGGATTTTTACTCATTTGAAAAGGCACGGGCTGAGGGGGGTTGACTATATTCAGGTGAGCCGAAAATGCTTTGTATATCTGGGGACAATAACGGGAATGCTGGACAATACGATGAGGAGAAAACGGTAGGTAACCAGCGGCACTTAATCACCTTATCACAGGGGTCAGTGCTTTTTGCCACTCCCCCGTAACTCTGGCAACCT
It encodes:
- a CDS encoding glycosyltransferase family 2 protein, yielding MSTLLSVIICTYNRAALLAKCLDSLIEQKLDSYSFEVVVVDNNSSDNTGELITRYKTMLPNIRYVFEGNQGLSYARNRGCAEAVAKYLVYLDDDAIAPPHYLMSVTRIIEDHSPDIMGGPVYPYYTSKKPRWFKDEYEIREYETQSGFSRTCSISGGNYIIKKRILESLGLFDVNLGMRGNSIGIGEERKVLETYRATTPEDAQKVYYALECYVKHHVPAYKMKISYIMKRCYASGRSSQKISAVYAVKSDSAGETKVLLFFINLCGKGISRIFTHLKRHGLRGVDYIQVSRKCFVYLGTITGMLDNTMRRKR